A region of Solanum dulcamara chromosome 7, daSolDulc1.2, whole genome shotgun sequence DNA encodes the following proteins:
- the LOC129893895 gene encoding uncharacterized protein LOC129893895: MSDSKSSFHPALTVYNIKNHVLITLEMESVQYTTWAELFKIHTKFHRVIDDIIFPAAGTEKQPQQEKDKQLWSTLDAIVLQWLYATISQDLLHTIFKPDTTVMEAWNRLRDIF; encoded by the coding sequence ATGTCTGACTCaaaatcttcctttcatcctGCTCTTACTGTATACaacatcaagaaccatgttcTCATAACTCTTGAGATGGAGAGCGTACAATATACTACATGGGCGGAACTTTTTAAGATTCATACAAAATTCCATCGGGTAattgatgatattatttttccAGCAGCGGGCACGGAGAAACAGCCACAACAAGAGAAGGACAAACAATTGTGGTCCACCCTTGACGCCATCGTTCTCCAATGGCTCTACGCTACTATCTCTCAAGATCTTTTGCATACAATTTTTAAACCTGACACCACGGTGATGGAGGCTTGGAATCGCTTGCGTGACATATTCTAG
- the LOC129896452 gene encoding zinc finger protein CONSTANS-LIKE 16-like: protein MMTSESKTANAIGGKTARACDSCLSKRARWFCPADDAFLCQSCDVSVHSANQLASRHERVRLETSSNKSTKLVDHTYQPAWHQGFTRKPRTQRNGRKAQIRQRKKEEENRVPEIGSEENSPDENEFENEEQLLYRVPVFDPFEAELCNVPDEAGSITDLDILLNTEDACDDLNLPEFLSSDIELAEYAADVETFLGSGEEEQSTRLLIAGVEDNKAIKIEVEDEEMRAVVACHLDPELDMEREALNWNFDEYYEETVEQKAVAVTEFIPSAEYSGCSSKADEKKRLFLRLNHEAVISAWPNQSSPWTNGIRPHFNPDDYWTDFSETCGGSNQGYYGGHVRGGDGGREARVSRYREKRRTRLFSKKIRYEVRKLNAEKRPRLKGRFIKRTSSSFSAPGFPYLMNKR from the exons ATGATGACTAGCGAAAGCAAAACAGCAAATGCCATAGGAGGAAAAACAGCTAGAGCTTGTGATAGCTGTTTATCAAAGAGGGCTCGTTGGTTTTGCCCAGCTGATGATGCTTTTCTTTGTCAATCCTGCGATGTTTCAGTTCATTCGGCGAACCAATTGGCGAGTCGCCATGAACGTGTTCGTCTCGAAACATCTTCTAACAAATCTACCAAATTAGTCGACCACACTTATCAACCTGCTTGGCACCAGGGATTTACCCGTAAGCCCAGAACGCAGAGGAATGGAAGAAAGGCACAAATCAGGCAAcggaaaaaggaagaagaaaatcgggtCCCGGAAATTGGCAGCGAAGAAAACTCACCTGATGAAAACGAATTCGAAAACGAAGAGCAGCTTCTTTATCGGGTACCGGTTTTCGATCCGTTTGAAGCAGAACTGTGCAATGTGCCAGATGAAGCCGGATCTATTACTGACTTGGACATCTTGTTGAACACTGAAGATGCATGCGATGATTTGAACCTTCCTGAATTTCTTTCATCTGATATTGAGCTTGCTGAATATGCTGCCGATGTTGAAACCTTTTTGGGATCAGGCGAAGAAGAACAGAGTACTCGGTTATTAATTGCGGGTGTTGAAGATAACAAGGCGATTAAAATTGAAGTtgaagatgaagaaatgagAGCTGTTGTTGCTTGTCATTTGGATCCTGAATTGGACATGGAAAGGGAAGCACTGAATTGGAACTTTGATGAATATTATGAAGAAACAGTTGAACAGAAAGCAGTAGCAGTAACAGAATTTATCCCTAGTGCAGAGTACAGTGGTTGCAGTAGTAAAGCTGATGAAAAAAAGAGGCTGTTTCTCAGGCTTAATCATGAGGCGGTTATTAGTGCTTGGCCAAATCAATCTTCGCCATGGACAAATGGAATCCGACCCCATTTCAATCCTGATGACTACTGGACTGATTTCTCG GAAACATGTGGAGGTAGTAATCAAGGATATTATGGTGGGCATGTAAGAGGTGGCGATGGAGGAAGAGAAGCGAGGGTATCGCGTTACAGAGAGAAGAGACGGACAAGATTgttttccaagaaaattcgatatGAAGTTAGGAAATTGAATGCAGAAAAAAGGCCTCGGCTTAAAGGACGATTCATTAAAAGGACATCATCGTCGTTTTCAGCGCCTGGTTTTCCTTACCTGATGAATAAACGATGA
- the LOC129893894 gene encoding uncharacterized protein LOC129893894, whose amino-acid sequence MTDFSNVFAYYQRLKSLADQLKNVISPVNKNRLVLQLVSGLTEPYQGVATLIHQRDPLPQFYQAHSMLTLEEADRAKKAAQSSSIAFVARSFEGPSNVPDNFSSNRNTNGGKRNHNRSNNDIKYRRNNSGLGGDKGSASSGSNAGHGG is encoded by the coding sequence ATGACAGATTTTTCAAATGTCTTTGCCTATTATCAACGTCTCAAATCTCTGGCAGATCAACTCAAGAATGTCATCTCTCCTGTCAATAAGAATCGACTAGTTCTTCAACTGGTCTCTGGCCTTACCGAGCCCTACCAAGGTGTGGCCACTCTTATTCACCAACGTGACCCTTTGCCACAATTTTATCAAGCCCATTCGATGCTCACTCTTGAAGAGGCTGACCGTGCTAAGAAAGCGGCCCAAAGCTCCTCTATTGCCTTCGTTGCTCGCTCGTTCGAGGGTCCTTCTAATGTTCCTGATAATTTCTCTTCCAACCGTAATACTAATGGTGGGAAGAGGAACCACAACCGAAGTAATAATGACATAAAGTATCGCAGGAACAATAGTGGTCTTGGAGGCGACAAAGGGTCTGCCAGCAGTGGTAGTAATGCAGGCCATGGTGGTTAG